One Solea senegalensis isolate Sse05_10M linkage group LG21, IFAPA_SoseM_1, whole genome shotgun sequence DNA segment encodes these proteins:
- the urm1 gene encoding ubiquitin-related modifier 1 has protein sequence MAAPIAIQLEFGGGAELLFDGLKKHHVTLPTQTEPWDVKQLLVWIQRNLLKERPELFVQGDSVRPGILVLINDADWELMGELDYQLQDHDNVVFISTLHGG, from the exons ATGGCAGCGCCTATAGCGATTCAGTTGGAGTTTGG AGGAGGAGCCGAGCTGCTGTTTGATGGCCTGAAGAAACATCATGTGACTCTCCCAACCCAAACTGAACCTT GGGACgtgaagcagctgctggtctGGATCCAACGGAACCTGCTGAAGGAGCGGCCTGAACTCTTTGTTCAAGGAGActctgt GAGACCTGGGATTCTGGTGCTTATCAATGATGCAGACTGGGAGCTAATG GGGGAGCTGGATTACCAACTGCAGGACCATGACAACGTTGTGTTTATTTCGACTCTGCATGGAGGATAG